In a single window of the Anguilla rostrata isolate EN2019 chromosome 4, ASM1855537v3, whole genome shotgun sequence genome:
- the slc5a5 gene encoding sodium/iodide cotransporter isoform X1, which produces MESTSDIKTARPNFLLADYAVFGLMLLVSVLIGLFQALKKSARRGKVDDFFTGGRKMSAVPVGLSLCASFMSAVQVLGVPSEAYRYGFKFLYMCLGQTFSSLITAFLFLPVFYKLGITSTNQYLKMRYGRGMQLLGSFQFILATLLYTGVVILAPALILNQATGLDMWAALFATGAICTFYTTLGGMKAVIWTDVFQIIVMLAGFIAIFIHGTVLVGGPAKVLEIAHNGSRINFDDFYLDPRRRYSFWSFSVGGTMVWLSMYGVNQAQVQRYISCKTEKVAQWALFVNQVGLCLIVSSAATCGIVMFALYSGCDPLKAGKISSPDQYMPYLVLDIFKDYPGFPGLFLASAFSGTLSTASTSINAMAAVTMEDLLKPHLGNMSQKKLILISKALSLMYGVGCVTVAALSSFLDWGVLQGSFVIMGVVSGPLLGVFILGMFVPATNAPGAFAGVSVGFCITLWLAVGSTVYPPSPEAQGVLSTYAGQCLSQNHTLDSSMAMDSVTGWTTVPLDQRGLTVLEDFYSISYLYFGVLGTSSVVLIGLLVSYITGPTKRTAIAPGLLWWDTMAKTLDGPSQNTDVLKNCSPLIVPMDSMPTETGGGDGKEEAPRLQVAEMENNPHSVLLDKVQTVLRTDNDFKASDGGWMHL; this is translated from the exons ATGGAGAGCACTTCTGATATCAAAACAGCCAGGCCGAACTTCCTCCTGGCTGACTATGCTGTCTTTGGCCTCATGCTGCTTGTCTCTGTCCTTATTGGACTGTTCCAAGCCCTGAAAAAGAGTGCTCGACGGGGGAAGGTGGATGACTTCTTCACTGGGGGAAGAAAGATGTCTGCAGTGCCCGTGGGCTTGTCACTCTGTGCCAGCTTTATGTCAGCTGTGCAGGTGCTGGGTGTTCCATCTGAGGCCTACCGTTATGGTTTTAAATTCCTATACATGTGCCTGGGCCAGACGTTCAGCTCCCTCATTACCGCCTTCCTGTTTCTCCCTGTGTTCTACAAACTCGGCATCACTAGCACAAACCAG tACCTGAAAATGAGGTATGGCAGAGGCATGCAGCTGCTGGGAAGCTTCCAATTTATTTTGGCAACG ctgCTCTACACTGGGGTAGTGATTCTCGCCCCTGCTCTCATACTGAACCAAG CCACTGGGCTCGACATGTGGGCTGCTCTGTTCGCCACTGGGGCCATTTGCACATTCTACACTACTCTG GGTGGCATGAAGGCAGTCATCTGGACAGATGTATTCCAGATCATTGTCATGCTTGCCGGCTTCATAGCCATCTTCATCCATGGCACTGTTCTGGTTGGAGGACCGGCTAAGGTTCTGGAGATTGCACACAACGGATCACGCATTAATTTTGATGA cttttatttggaCCCCAGGAGGCGCTATTCTTTCTGGAGCTTCTCTGTGGGGGGCACAATGGTCTGGCTGTCTATGTATGGAGTGAACCAAGCCCAGGTGCAGCGCTATATTTCCTGCAAGACAGAAAAAGTGGCACAGTG GGCCCTGTTTGTCAACCAGGTGGGCCTTTGTCTCATCGTGAGCAGTGCTGCTACCTGTGGGATTGTCATGTTTGCCCTCTACTCCGGCTGCGACCCACTCAAGGCGGGAAAGATCTCTTCTCCTGATCAG TATATGCCCTACTTGGTCCTTGACATCTTTAAAGACTACCCTGGCTTCCCTGGCCTGTTTTTGGCTTCTGCATTCAGTGGAACTCTAAG CACAGCCTCCACTAGCATCAATGCCATGGCAGCTGTTACCATGGAGGACCTGTTGAAACCACATCTTGGGAATATGTCCCAGAAGAAATTAATTCTAATCTCCAAAGCACTCT CTCTCATGTATGGGGTTGGGTGCGTCACTGTTgctgccctctcctctttcttagACTGGGGTGTTCTTCAG GGCTCCTTCGTCATTATGGGAGTGGTCAGTGGGCCGTTACTCGGTGTATTCATCCTGGGAATGTTTGTTCCTGCTACAAATGCACCA GGGGCATTTGCCGGTGTGTCTGTGGGATTTTGTATCACCTTATGGCTAGCAGTTGGATCAACTGTCTACCCTCCCAGCCCTGAAGCACAGGGAGTTCTGTCCACTTATGCAGGACAGTGCTTGTCACAGAACCATACACTGGACAGCAGCATGGCCATGGACAGTGTCACAGGCTGGACCACAGTTCCCCTGGATCAGCGTGG GCTCACTGTCCTTGAGGACTTCTACTCAATATCCTACCTCTACTTTGGAGTATTAGGGACAAGCTCAGTGGTGCTCATTGGACTTCTGGTCAGCTATATCACAG GACCTACCAAACGGACAGCCATTGCCCCAGGGCTGCTGTGGTGGGACACAATGGCTAAAACCTTGGATGGCCCCTCACAGAACACA GATGTCTTAAAGAACTGCAGTCCGCTAATTGTACCTATGGACTCCATGCCCACTGAAACAGGAGGAGGCGATGGGAAAGAGGAGGCCCCACGGCTTCAAGTTGCCGAAATGGAGAACAATCCCCACTCTGTGCTTCTTGACAAGGTTCAGACGGTTCTGAGAACTGATAATGATTTCAAAGCCAGTGACGGTGGATGGATGCACCTGTAG
- the slc5a5 gene encoding sodium/iodide cotransporter isoform X2 produces the protein MESTSDIKTARPNFLLADYAVFGLMLLVSVLIGLFQALKKSARRGKVDDFFTGGRKMSAVPVGLSLCASFMSAVQVLGVPSEAYRYGFKFLYMCLGQTFSSLITAFLFLPVFYKLGITSTNQYLKMRYGRGMQLLGSFQFILATLLYTGVVILAPALILNQATGLDMWAALFATGAICTFYTTLGGMKAVIWTDVFQIIVMLAGFIAIFIHGTVLVGGPAKVLEIAHNGSRINFDDFYLDPRRRYSFWSFSVGGTMVWLSMYGVNQAQVQRYISCKTEKVAQWALFVNQVGLCLIVSSAATCGIVMFALYSGCDPLKAGKISSPDQYMPYLVLDIFKDYPGFPGLFLASAFSGTLSTASTSINAMAAVTMEDLLKPHLGNMSQKKLILISKALSLMYGVGCVTVAALSSFLDWGVLQGSFVIMGVVSGPLLGVFILGMFVPATNAPGAFAGVSVGFCITLWLAVGSTVYPPSPEAQGVLSTYAGQCLSQNHTLDSSMAMDSVTGWTTVPLDQRGLTVLEDFYSISYLYFGVLGTSSVVLIGLLVSYITGPTKRTAIAPGLLWWDTMAKTLDGPSQNTDVLKNCSPLIVPMDSMPTETGGGDGKEEAPRLQVAEMENNPHSVLLDKSPVESNV, from the exons ATGGAGAGCACTTCTGATATCAAAACAGCCAGGCCGAACTTCCTCCTGGCTGACTATGCTGTCTTTGGCCTCATGCTGCTTGTCTCTGTCCTTATTGGACTGTTCCAAGCCCTGAAAAAGAGTGCTCGACGGGGGAAGGTGGATGACTTCTTCACTGGGGGAAGAAAGATGTCTGCAGTGCCCGTGGGCTTGTCACTCTGTGCCAGCTTTATGTCAGCTGTGCAGGTGCTGGGTGTTCCATCTGAGGCCTACCGTTATGGTTTTAAATTCCTATACATGTGCCTGGGCCAGACGTTCAGCTCCCTCATTACCGCCTTCCTGTTTCTCCCTGTGTTCTACAAACTCGGCATCACTAGCACAAACCAG tACCTGAAAATGAGGTATGGCAGAGGCATGCAGCTGCTGGGAAGCTTCCAATTTATTTTGGCAACG ctgCTCTACACTGGGGTAGTGATTCTCGCCCCTGCTCTCATACTGAACCAAG CCACTGGGCTCGACATGTGGGCTGCTCTGTTCGCCACTGGGGCCATTTGCACATTCTACACTACTCTG GGTGGCATGAAGGCAGTCATCTGGACAGATGTATTCCAGATCATTGTCATGCTTGCCGGCTTCATAGCCATCTTCATCCATGGCACTGTTCTGGTTGGAGGACCGGCTAAGGTTCTGGAGATTGCACACAACGGATCACGCATTAATTTTGATGA cttttatttggaCCCCAGGAGGCGCTATTCTTTCTGGAGCTTCTCTGTGGGGGGCACAATGGTCTGGCTGTCTATGTATGGAGTGAACCAAGCCCAGGTGCAGCGCTATATTTCCTGCAAGACAGAAAAAGTGGCACAGTG GGCCCTGTTTGTCAACCAGGTGGGCCTTTGTCTCATCGTGAGCAGTGCTGCTACCTGTGGGATTGTCATGTTTGCCCTCTACTCCGGCTGCGACCCACTCAAGGCGGGAAAGATCTCTTCTCCTGATCAG TATATGCCCTACTTGGTCCTTGACATCTTTAAAGACTACCCTGGCTTCCCTGGCCTGTTTTTGGCTTCTGCATTCAGTGGAACTCTAAG CACAGCCTCCACTAGCATCAATGCCATGGCAGCTGTTACCATGGAGGACCTGTTGAAACCACATCTTGGGAATATGTCCCAGAAGAAATTAATTCTAATCTCCAAAGCACTCT CTCTCATGTATGGGGTTGGGTGCGTCACTGTTgctgccctctcctctttcttagACTGGGGTGTTCTTCAG GGCTCCTTCGTCATTATGGGAGTGGTCAGTGGGCCGTTACTCGGTGTATTCATCCTGGGAATGTTTGTTCCTGCTACAAATGCACCA GGGGCATTTGCCGGTGTGTCTGTGGGATTTTGTATCACCTTATGGCTAGCAGTTGGATCAACTGTCTACCCTCCCAGCCCTGAAGCACAGGGAGTTCTGTCCACTTATGCAGGACAGTGCTTGTCACAGAACCATACACTGGACAGCAGCATGGCCATGGACAGTGTCACAGGCTGGACCACAGTTCCCCTGGATCAGCGTGG GCTCACTGTCCTTGAGGACTTCTACTCAATATCCTACCTCTACTTTGGAGTATTAGGGACAAGCTCAGTGGTGCTCATTGGACTTCTGGTCAGCTATATCACAG GACCTACCAAACGGACAGCCATTGCCCCAGGGCTGCTGTGGTGGGACACAATGGCTAAAACCTTGGATGGCCCCTCACAGAACACA GATGTCTTAAAGAACTGCAGTCCGCTAATTGTACCTATGGACTCCATGCCCACTGAAACAGGAGGAGGCGATGGGAAAGAGGAGGCCCCACGGCTTCAAGTTGCCGAAATGGAGAACAATCCCCACTCTGTGCTTCTTGACAAG aGCCCAGTGGAATCCAATGTGTAA